TCTAGTCCCAACTCTGCTTCTAATCAGCAGTGTAGTCCTAAACAAGTCACATAGTCTCTGGATTTCAGGTTTCTTCTTGTAAGTGAAGGAATTCTATTAAATGATCTCTAAGACTTCTTTCCAGCCTGAATATTCTATGATCCTAAGTAGAAAGAATTGATAGAAGTCATACTAAGAGTGAAGAGTAGACTCTGAAATGTTGAGATAACAGATCAAGGGGGACCTTGCTGTTCCTGGCAGCTGTTACTTCCTGGTGTTCCCGTGAGAGTATCAGGAAAAAGCTTGTAATATATATTGTAGAGTTTACtttccaaaactattttattGGCCAAGGATATCATTGAGGAGTCCTTCAAATGCAAGAAACCAAGAAATGAAAAAACTTGgcttatgttaaaaataaaaacctgtttTGTCTGGGAGTTGGCTAGCTGTTCGTGAAAAGGTGAGACAGGGAAATCTGGAATTTTCTATCTTCGATGATGTAGTTCCCAGAATTTTGATCATTTACATAGTAGATATTTAGAAAAGATACTGACTTGTTTTATTGAGGAGAAGTAACAAAGGCAGCAAATGGCATTTGTTTATTGAGAAACTACGATGTATGAGACATTTTGTAAATAACCTTAGAAGACCGTGGCCCTCCGGAAATTgtcattcatttaaatataaatcttgGCTTAAAAAAACAACTCTTTAGTATCAATATGCTAATATTATGTAACTATGagttcttttatttaatattagtTCAGTTATTTAACATTAGCAGAATAACTGTAAATGCTtagaagaaatttttgaaaacaaaaaataaccctTAAGAAAGTAATTAGCTTTGGGGTAATGGTTAGTAAAAGGTGTGTGATCGGCCCACATTTTCTTGTTCTTCAGGGATGATGTTCTTAATAATGATCTAGAGTTATTTTCTTGTGATTTGCAAGTCAGTCTTAGTTACTTAcaagtgtttttccttctctccctcagaTTTGGATCATACAGCGGATGTCCAGTGAGTATAGCTGGAGTTTATGCCTTTGAAATCATGTGCTTAAAACAGGAAGGCTGATGTTTTAATCTTGATGTccctagttttaatttttctctgcctATTTTGGTTCCTttagaacatgaaaatgaatatttaaaagcaCCCAGTTTGTGTCATTAAATTGATTGAGGCCTTTGGTTTTGTATTTaacatgttgattttattttttctttgctgtcaAGTTTTCTCTCTTGCAGCAATTACATTACACAGGGCATGAATGCATTTCTTTAGGTTACATGCATGGGGAGATACTCTGGAGGAAGCATTTGAGCAGTGTGCGATGGCCATGTTTGGTTACATGACAGATACGGGGACCGTCGAGCCCCTCCAAACAGTAGAAGTGGAAACTCAAGGTAACCAGTTTATTCATAAGGAAGAAATTGTTATACAAGTGTTCAGTATTCTACATAATTTCTGTAAATGTTCACAGTAAGAACAACAAAATTGATTATGAGCTTGTTCTTTCAAGTAGCCCAAGAAATTCATTGCACTGTTAAATTCAAGCAAGTTTTTAGAGATGAGAATTATTAAACACCATaccattgtgggtttttttttttttttaattttgggggtaaggtaattaggtttttatttatttatttattttaatggaggtactggggttgaacccaggacctcgtgcgtactaagcaagtgctctaccactaagctatacccttccccctcatTGTGGTTCTTTTTGATCCTGTGTAGGAGATGACTTACagtctcttttatttcactttttggaTGAGTGGCTTTATAAATTCAGCGCTGATGAATTCTTCATACCCCGGGTAagcaaaagtttttcttttttactgagcAAATGGATTCTTAGttcatattttagaataaaactaATGATTTAAAATAGAACATGTGATGCAAAACCTAGCCACAGAGATATGTAAGATGATGATTTGCAGAAATTATAATAACCATAGGCTTTTCTTGGTTAACCTGAGTTTGCCCTTGTATATGCATTTTGCATTTAAATCTCTTATTCCAAACTTGCCACTCATCAGGATTGTATGATAAGAATGCACCTACTGTCCTCACTGTCTCCATCTGAACTTTTTATGTCTCCTAAGTTTGAGCTATATTTATATCCATCCATATGTTTCTTTTGTCCCATTTGAAATTTAGCagttctgccatcttggcctAAGTTTAAAAATTGAAGCTTTTAGTTTTCCTTAATGTGAAAAAGGAGAAGCCAAATGGTGATTACTTATTGCCATCAACCTCTAGAAGGGAACGCCTCTCCAGCATCATTGTTATCTGACAAACACGGCCTTCCTTGCTTCCACAGTTCCTCCATTCTCTCCCTGCCCAGCTCCACTACGTATATTCTTCCAACTGGGTCATTTGTCCTACAGAATTCAAGTGCTTACCATATTATATAAAGATAGGCTGAGAGTTTTGtcaactataaataaataaagttgaaaaaaaccCAGAGTGATTGAAATCCTGTCATCCTCCTCTATGTATCTTACATAAAAATCCTTTTGACACATATTTTTAGACTGTACATTTTCAAGAATACTTCCCTTGAGTATGTAAGGAAAAAAccttatttctttgaaatatttagtttgttgttctgtttcctttgcttcaGAGAAGTTCTATGCTGTTATCTAGAAAAAGTGATAACTAGGCAAGTTTTAGTAGGCAATCTGGTATgaacatatattaaaattaaaagaaaaattttttttctttaggaagtgAAAGTGCTTAATATTGATCAAAGAAATTTCAAATTACGGTCAATTGGGTAAGTCCTGAAAACCTTTTAAGTAGTAGGTTTAGTTTAAGTAGAAAATGTTTAGTTATATTCTTCACTGAACTCAGTGGGCAGGAAGAGAGATAGAAATGTTAAGTCAGAAGACCAATTGCAGCCAGTAGGGCTTTGCAGGTTAAGCTTTGTGAGATACCTAGGAGCAAGGGTTCACCTCAGCTTTGGAGAACCAGAAACTTGCCAGAACAAAGTTGATTTGGGTTGTTAAACCTGATGCCCAGTGTTTTGATTTTTAGCACAAAGAAGATACCATTGCTAGATGGCACAGATAACTTGCATACAGCCTAGCTTGGTGGTGGGAAACACTGGTGCATCCTTTCTTGTAGATCCTCACACCTGACTCCATTCAAACCAGTTCCTTCTATTTACACGTTGATCACTCCaccacccaaatctgggtgacagttgtgttCTCTCAGGGGCACCTGATCCACAGTGGGCGATCAACGTGTTAACAAGTTATACTTTTCCTTCCAGAGTCTGCAAACACTTGATTAGGCCACTTTGATTGGATTTGGTGTTTTCTAAGTTTGTTCAGTCACTTAATGATAtctttaggttatttccatatgaAGCCATCTTTTCCGTGTTATGttgaatttttaagtttctttttgtaAAGTGATGGATAAGAAAACACGCTTGTCCAAGGTCTAAGGGTATTTTGCTAATAAATGGttgaacagaattttaaaactttgctctTCCTGCTACTGCTTCTGCTGCTGTGATCTTCAGCCATGTTAGTGTTGAAGAGAGAGAGGATACTTACCCAGGTTCTCCGAGAGTACCTTCCTAGGGCCAGGCCTTCTATGTACAGACCATGGACATTttttgaaaggttaaaaaatataaaccaagTTCAGACCATATTACAGAATCTAGTATTTTGCCTTTATGATGCTCAGACCTGCTTTCTCCAGTGGGAGATACTATTTAATTTGTTCTATAGCCCTGAGTTTAGTAAAACTTTTGAACATACTACTCTATTATGAAccaatatttattattgtttcatataaacaaattttttttaggcgggggaggtaattaggtttatctatttatttcttttggtagaggtactggggattgaaaccaggaccttgtgcatgctaggcatgcactctgccactgcaCTATACCCTCCCGCTATGAACCAGtgttcattaaacaatgtttatTGAGTCTCTACCTACGTGCACTATATgaggacactttttaaaaaaatttttttaatgaagagaggtaattagatttatttatttagtagaggtactgggaattgaacccaggacctcatgcatgctaggcatgcactctgccactgagctgtaccctcccgcCGAGGACCCTTTTTAAAGAGCAGCTATCAACCTTGTTGAAATGGCTAAGTCCCTCAGCAACTGAATCTGCTGACAGTTAGACTGAAATTAATAGCTCGCTCCCCCATCTGCTTTTGGCTTTCTAGTATCCTAACCACATTTAtaaggcttattttaaaatatggaaagagaACAAATGTTAAATTGTGGAAATCTTAAATCAtgttttacttttccttctcAAGGTGGGGAGAAGAATTCTCATTGTCCAAGCACCCTCAGGTATGTTTTTAAATCCAGCCACTAAAAACACCACCTTACCATAAAGTCAGTATCTATGGCAGTTAACTTGCTAGTTCTAATAAGTTGGTGTCAAGTCCTACATCTTTCTCAGACTTCTCTGACCTGTCTGGACACATGTTCAAACACCGTGATGTCACACATCGGATTTGGAGGGTTAGGAGTCAGTGCTTGGGTGATAGGGTGGTGCTTGTTATAGAAGTTATGGGGCTTAAaagtctttttgtctttttgaacTTTGATATCTTCCCCTGTAATGACGGTGTTGGATTGGATGTTCTCTAAAGTACCTTCTCCCTTTTGTGCTTCTCCAGATTCTGTGTTTGCCAGCATGTATGGCTTCACTCTATACTATTCAAATCTGTTGGAATAGGAGTAGGCAATTTGTTTCTGATGTTTTACACTTTGTGGGCAGAGAACAATGCAAGGGCAACTACTCAACTCTTATGTTATGTATGGCACTAAATAGagatagacaatacataaataaatgaatgtaattgTGTTCCAGTAGAACTTTTGACTCCCCCCTCAACCActtagaaatgtaaaaattattctcAGTTTGCGGGGCTGTACAAAAGTGGGTGGCAGACTGGATTTGGCCTTTGATTTGTAGTTCGCTGACCCCTGTGTTTAGGCCAACGAGACCTAACTTAGTTGGAGGTGACTGGGAAATCCTGTTTGCTTCCGGTAGCTGCAGTAGCATTTCTTCAACCACAACATAATGAAATGAAGCCTGGTGAGGGGGTTcaagggagagaagcagaaaaagaatagaaatcaataGAGGGGTAACATGTGGagtgaaaacaaattatttttgtaatataaaTGACACCGTGGAATTTTCCTTTGAACACACTATGTTTGAGGTGCCTATTAGACATCTAAATGGAGATGTTGGATAACAGTTGTTTGTAGGATGATTGTCCTTCAGAGAAGGGAATGGGCTGAGTTCCCAGGGCCCAGGTTAGAATGTAAGGAAGAAGTCTTCAGAAGGAGCCCTGAGCCAAACAGTAGGAAAGCTTTGTGTTACTGGGTTCAACCCATTTGATGAATGAAAAAGCTGATGCCCAGAGAGGTCGAACAGCTTCCATATCCAGGTACAGACAAAGCCAGGACTATAGTCTGCTCCATCTCCTAACTCCAGGTCAGTGCTTTTTCTGCTGTGCACATTTGCCTCTCATTTTTACTGGATCAGCATATAATACTATATTTATTTGGTAACTAATTGTTTCATGTGAGTCATcagaataatattaaaattttgactTCCTGCCAGTTGTTACTAAAGTTAATGATTCTGATTTTGATatccttcccccccccccttttttttccctttaacccCAACTTTAGGGAACTGAAGTCAAAGCAATAACATATTCAGCAATGCAGGTCTATAATGAAGAGAAGCCGGAAGTTTTTGTGATAATTGACATTTAAGataccaaaaaaaagagagagactccTATGaagaactgttttttgtttttgtttttgtttttttgagaagaTACCATGATACCATGACATAAATTCTACCATATCTGTTAGTATATGGAGATCTGCAGAACAGAACTTTTTAACTTGAAGTGTGactttcagaaatggaaaatcaAGGAACAGCCTTGGTCTGTGTTACCCAAGTAATCAAATTTTAAAGGATTCTTCAGGTGACAAATACGGTTCCTCATTTATTAATTCCTTGGATAGCAGCAGGTGCCTTACAACCTGCCAGTAGAATGCAAGCCATCCAGCGTGGTCCCAGAAAGGTTCATTGATGTAAGGGCAACCTGTGTTCTTATCTGTGcagtttaaaaagtaatttgagAACTCCTACAACCAGTCTTTTGCTTTTCATCCAAATTGGTTGAGacatattttctatgtatattaaaAGAGGTTGTGTTTTACATTGCTGTGGGACAGAGCCATCCTGTATTCCAGCTGATTTTCTTAGATGAAGTAATTATAGTTGAACAATGAAAAGACTTCTCTAGAAAGAGCCCTAATTtactctcacttttttttaagcactgaTATACTGACACTTTCCTATTTTCCCGTAAGAAAAATTCGATGCATTTACAGATGGGCTCTTCTCTCTAAcatgtaattttatattaaagccagtatatttatacaactagagaagaaaaaagaatttttaaaaatttctttggtttttaagaATTACCTAAGTTCTTCATTACTAACAAGACAGGAGTCcaggaaaataactttaaagttATCTGAACTTTCCAAAGTaggtaatttttcaaaaatgaaagtgctTTCATTTGACTTGTAACGTTGTTCCATTCCCTGTTGGTTGAGGCAGTTACCCTTGTGATGCAAGTGTTTGCAAAGTTGTGGGGGGTgggtatacctcaagtggtagagtgcatgcttagcatgcatgaggtcatgggctcaatccccggtacctcctctaaaaataaatgaacctaattacttcccccctgccaaaataaaacaattaaatacaattaaaaaataaagctaatttgtaaaaaaaaaaatgtgcaagcAAATATTAAAAGACTTTGCAAAGTTGCTGCTTACTCACTGGTACATGAAAAAAAGGCTGCCACTGGGTGGTGCCAGATGTCATTACAGCATGCTGAGTTTTGCCTAATAGGAAGAGATTGTGAGCTTTCTTGGTGTTCTCTCTGAGCACTGCATTATTTTCCTCTGGGTATTTAACAGAAAGTAGGGGTAATGGAGACTAGGCCAAGAGCCTGTGGTTTGAATAGCAGCTCTTCAGATGGCTACACAGCAGGATCACTGAGGTAGCACTCCATCTTCTTTGTTCTCTGgcacattttctaaatttaaattgtGGACCtccaagcaaaaaaaaagaagaaccttTTAACCTTCTGTTAGGATGAATTTCCAGGCTGAGATGGGGCTCTTTTTTTCATCGCCTTTACACATCATGGGCTACTTGGGGGGGTGGGGTTTGATGGTGAAAATGATCAGTGGGATATCACTGAGGGCAATGGGAGAGCCGAAGCCAGAGTAAGAGCTCTTGGGATGTATTAAGCCAAGTAGGGTACAAACTTGGGTACAGACTTGACTAGGAAAAAAGTGTAGCTATATCTCTTACCACCAGAGCTGTATAATGGGGTTTGGTAAAAACAAGTCAGATGTAAATATGCAATACAAATTATATTTCCATATTTATAATCAATTTATAATTCATTACAATTTcaggtacattttaaaatttagtttgtgttcgttttaaaatatgctaaaaCAAAGGtactaaatagaaagaaaatgagtatgttaccccttaaaaattttttttttatttttaggggggggtaattaggtttatttatttatttatttttaataaaggtactgtggattcaacccaggaccttgtgcatgctaagcatgcactctaccactgagctacaccctccctggcCCCCTGAGTATGTCTGACCCCCACCTTGAGTATGTTACCCTTTATAAGTGTAATGATGGCATTTCTgatccagcagcagcagcacacattttgtttatttttagtttattttttgagATGCTTGCACTCACCAGATCGTTCTCCTAGTTTCAGGTATGTGTCTTATCCAAGGGAACAGATACCCCCATCGCAGAGCTAATTCTACCCCATAACATACCCACTCCTCTTCACTTCTGTCTTACTGTTCTCTTGTCTGGGCTGCTGTTCTCATTTCTGAAGATGTCAAGGTAGCAAATCCACTGCCCAAGCAATCAGGCAGGTACCGGGAGTGGGCTGTGGGTGTTGAGCTGAGGGTTTATGTGGTGGTCAAGCCAGCAGCTGCCTCTTAGCTCCAGCCCTTAACACTAGTGGGAATACAAGCCTAGTGTGGCAGTTTTTCATGACACCCTGGGAACTGGGATTTTTATGTGAAGGCACCTTAATTTTTGGAAAGAAACCCAAACCACTGTGGGTCATCACagtgaagaagaaacaaattgtGGGGGGGCTGAATCCAGTCCACAGGTTGCTAGTCTGCAGCTCTGCTTTACAACCCAGCTCAAATCACACTTCATGATGCTTCCCTAACCATTTAGTCTTTAGGGGTCTGAACTATGCCTCTCCAGTTAGCTTTAAAGATTTGCAGCCTTATTCAATTTTACAATTGTTTAATGTTCGCTAGTCTTGTCTCTCTAAATAGAAGGAAACTCCTAGATAGCACATAACAGTTACTAAGTTATAACAATGCTCAGTGGATTAAGCATCTTTAGGGCTACATCAGACTTAGACAGAGACTGCAGGTCAGCTCCTGGAGCTGGTCTACGAGAACGTGAGAACCGCAAGTCACAAGCCTCAATTCCTAGCCTTTGCTCTACTGTTTGACGTTGGACCTACTTCCTCATCTATGTATTACAGGTATGTTTTAGTGATTCCTTAATTCCTTCGCAGTTCTAAGTTTCTGTGATCAGTAATATTCTAAACAACTGAGCTGAGAAAGAGAAGGTAGTTGTTACTGAAACAGTTTTCAGTTATTTAGCCTAAAAGGTCCAAATCACCCCacccaagggggagggtatagctcagcaaagagtgtgtgcttagcgtgcacgaggtcctgggctcaatccctggcacctcctccaaaaataaacaagtaaacttaattacccccctcctccaaaagaaaaaaaaagacttaaaaaacaaaacaaaacaaaaaaaagttagcTTCAGAAGATTTGAGTATTCTACACTGAAACTGAGAATTTAGTTTCTTCCTCTAAAAAAACCCAGGAAATTGGAAAAGATACCCTCTCCAAGCTCCTTCTAGAGCAAACTTCCTCAGAATTTAATGACTGTGGGACTTTTTCAATGTTGTTTCCCATATAATATGCTCTgtacattttcttgttttgttttgttacctGTAAAATGAACAGGTACTTAATGCTGAATTCTGAACATGCAAGAAGGAACTCTTAGGGCCAACATACTTATTTTGTCATAAATGCATATCCAGTTCTTCTCTGTACAAAACATTTTTCCAGATGCTTTCAGTATATTACCCATTTGTCCTAGCAATTCTCTGTGTAGTTTAGTTGTcctacattttacaaatgagatcAGTGACACCTAAAACCATCTGGCTAGAAGAGGCAGATTTGGGACTTCAGATTCTGTTCACTACATTTATATAATATCCTTTAATGTATAACAAATCACATTTACGTTCTATTGTTCTTTTGATTCAGATAGTAACTGTGAGGTTAGTACAACAGCTGTTATTactcacattttatatataaggaaAACACTTAACGTTTGGGTGATATTTGTAAGGTGCAACTCAAAAACAGATGATTGACAAAGGCTGTCCCAATTTCTCTTGACACTCTGAAAGTTCAAAAGCTAATGTtatttagcaaaaatattttgactATAGAAATGCATCAAGACAAGATAGTAGGAAATAGTGGACTTACATTGTTTTTATCCCACTGCCAAATAAATACAGAACTATGTGTTGTTTCAGTTACCTCcaaatataaactttaaatacATTAGAATCATGGATTCATATCCTGCCCCTGTCTCTCACTAGCTGACTTTgggaaatttcttttcttttaaattgaagtgtagttgatttacaatgttagtttcaggtgtacagcaaagtgattcagttatacatatatacata
The Camelus dromedarius isolate mCamDro1 chromosome 14, mCamDro1.pat, whole genome shotgun sequence genome window above contains:
- the ZBTB8OS gene encoding protein archease isoform X2, with translation MESWSFKDLDHTADVQLHAWGDTLEEAFEQCAMAMFGYMTDTGTVEPLQTVEVETQGDDLQSLLFHFLDEWLYKFSADEFFIPREVKVLNIDQRNFKLRSIGWGEEFSLSKHPQGTEVKAITYSAMQVYNEEKPEVFVIIDI
- the ZBTB8OS gene encoding protein archease isoform X4 — protein: MAMFGYMTDTGTVEPLQTVEVETQGDDLQSLLFHFLDEWLYKFSADEFFIPREVKVLNIDQRNFKLRSIGWGEEFSLSKHPQGTEVKAITYSAMQVYNEEKPEVFVIIDI
- the ZBTB8OS gene encoding protein archease isoform X3 translates to MHFFRLHAWGDTLEEAFEQCAMAMFGYMTDTGTVEPLQTVEVETQGDDLQSLLFHFLDEWLYKFSADEFFIPREVKVLNIDQRNFKLRSIGWGEEFSLSKHPQGTEVKAITYSAMQVYNEEKPEVFVIIDI
- the ZBTB8OS gene encoding protein archease isoform X1, translating into MAQEGEDVRDYNLTEEQKAIKAKYPPVNRKYEYLDHTADVQLHAWGDTLEEAFEQCAMAMFGYMTDTGTVEPLQTVEVETQGDDLQSLLFHFLDEWLYKFSADEFFIPREVKVLNIDQRNFKLRSIGWGEEFSLSKHPQGTEVKAITYSAMQVYNEEKPEVFVIIDI